Proteins encoded together in one Micromonospora kangleipakensis window:
- a CDS encoding glycosyltransferase family 39 protein → MRRASGAAAPVRSHHRRWLVWLTPVLLTLVVTLTGLSRAQLWRDELATWSAATRPVGDLVRLASTIDAATGPYYLLMHGWTALFGDSATALRLPSVLAMAAAAGLTARLGERLVDARVGLLAGLLLAVLPGTSRYAQEARPYALATLLAVLATLLLVEALRRPTWTRWAGYAAAVAVLGLTHLIALTLLAAHAVAVLLVQWGAPAAAGLGAPPAGTRRPTDDRPTNDRPTDERPDGERPHGGRPGGAPPDERPRSERPAGERSGGERRAGRRVLWRWLVALVPTVLVVGPLVLVARGQRSRQLDWVDPARLTDLAALPGGVAQSGAVGGLLLGLAALGAGRLGRRALLPAACALLPVLLVFAAGLVVPLWVPRYLVFTVPFGCLLAGAALAGVRLAPALAVVLLAGLLGLPDQAGLRRTHEWPRTATVDYRGVARVIADHQQPGDVIVFSPRDSWLFLDLGTAYHLGSSQPRDVLVARDQRQRADLWASECDRPAECLAGTRRVWLVVAGRRSDPVAAVPGAKGAALRDGFTVRQVWPRPGLTVALLTR, encoded by the coding sequence CTGAGACGGGCCAGCGGCGCGGCCGCTCCGGTCAGGAGCCACCACCGGCGGTGGCTGGTCTGGCTGACGCCGGTGCTGCTCACGCTGGTGGTCACCCTCACCGGGTTGAGTCGGGCGCAGCTGTGGCGGGACGAGCTGGCGACCTGGAGCGCGGCGACGCGGCCGGTCGGCGACCTGGTCCGGCTGGCCAGCACCATCGACGCCGCCACCGGGCCGTACTACCTGCTCATGCACGGCTGGACCGCGCTCTTCGGCGACTCGGCGACCGCGCTGCGGCTGCCGTCGGTGCTGGCCATGGCGGCCGCCGCGGGGCTGACCGCCCGGCTCGGCGAACGGCTGGTCGACGCCCGGGTCGGGCTGCTGGCCGGGCTGCTCCTCGCCGTCCTCCCCGGCACCTCCCGGTACGCCCAGGAGGCCCGCCCGTACGCGCTGGCCACGCTCCTCGCCGTGCTCGCCACGCTGCTGCTGGTCGAGGCGCTGCGACGGCCGACGTGGACCCGCTGGGCGGGCTACGCCGCCGCCGTCGCCGTGCTGGGCCTGACCCACCTGATCGCGCTCACCCTGCTCGCCGCGCACGCCGTCGCGGTGCTGCTGGTCCAGTGGGGCGCCCCGGCAGCCGCCGGCCTCGGCGCTCCGCCGGCCGGGACCCGCCGGCCGACCGACGACCGTCCGACCAACGACCGTCCGACCGACGAGCGGCCGGACGGCGAACGACCGCACGGCGGGCGACCCGGCGGCGCACCACCCGACGAACGACCGCGCAGCGAACGACCGGCCGGCGAACGATCCGGCGGCGAGCGGCGGGCGGGGCGCCGCGTCCTGTGGCGGTGGCTGGTGGCGTTGGTGCCGACCGTGCTGGTGGTCGGTCCGCTGGTGCTGGTGGCCCGGGGGCAGCGGTCCCGGCAGCTCGACTGGGTGGACCCGGCCCGGCTGACCGACCTGGCGGCGCTGCCGGGCGGGGTGGCGCAGAGCGGCGCGGTGGGCGGCCTGCTGCTCGGTCTCGCCGCCCTGGGTGCCGGACGGCTCGGCCGGCGGGCGCTGCTGCCGGCGGCCTGCGCGCTGCTGCCGGTGCTGCTGGTCTTCGCCGCGGGGCTGGTCGTACCGCTGTGGGTGCCGCGCTACCTGGTCTTCACCGTGCCGTTCGGCTGCCTGCTGGCCGGCGCGGCGCTGGCCGGCGTACGGCTGGCGCCGGCGCTCGCCGTGGTGCTGCTGGCCGGGCTGCTCGGCCTGCCCGACCAGGCGGGGCTGCGCCGCACCCACGAGTGGCCGCGCACCGCCACGGTCGACTACCGGGGCGTGGCCCGGGTGATCGCCGACCATCAGCAGCCCGGCGACGTGATCGTCTTCTCCCCCCGGGACAGTTGGCTCTTCCTCGACCTCGGCACCGCGTACCACCTGGGGTCGTCGCAGCCCCGCGACGTGCTGGTGGCCCGCGACCAGCGGCAGCGCGCGGACCTCTGGGCCAGCGAGTGCGACCGGCCGGCGGAGTGCCTGGCCGGCACGCGCCGGGTCTGGCTGGTGGTCGCCGGGCGGCGGAGCGACCCGGTGGCGGCCGTGCCGGGGGCGAAGGGCGCGGCGCTGCGGGACGGCTTCACCGTCCGCCAGGTCTGGCCGCGCCCCGGCCTGACGGTCGCCCTGCTCACCCGCTGA